The genomic segment GTGTGCCGGGATGAAGCATCGCAGGCACAGGCTGCGGCAAGTCCGCAGCAAGGTTGTACCAAACGCGGGGCAGCCTGGGTTCGTCAAGAACGAAGCGGGTGGGCTGGTTCATGGTGCTCTTCCATCGATGAAGTGGTGCTCGGATTTTCTTGCCATCGATCATGTCGACGGCGCAAAGCCGCGCAGCCGGTTGGCCGGGAAGGTGACCGAAAACGCCGAGCCTTTGCCCAGGGTACTGTTGATGTCCAGCGTGGCGCCATGGCGTTGCAGCACATGTTTGACGATGGCCAGCCCCAGGCCCGTGCCACCGGTTTCGCGCGATCGGCTGCGGTCCACGCGGTAAAAGCGCTCGGTCAGGCGCGGTATATGTTCGGGCGCAATGCCGGGGCCGGTGTCATGCACCGAAAAGACTGCGCGGCCGTCAGGCTCGCGCTTCCATTGCACGCTGATGCAGCCGCCTGCGGGCGTGTAGCGCACGGCGTTGTTGATCAGGTTGGACAGGGCGCTTTGCAATTCGGCGGGTACTCCGGCGATGTCGCCCTGGGCGCGCAAGACCTCCGGCGCCGGAAAGCGCAGCAGATGCGGCTGGTGCTGCGTGAGCAGGGCGGACAAGGCGCGGCCCTCGTCTTCGCAGCGCTGTAGCAGCGATTGCACCGGCGTCCATTCGGCCATGCCGGGCGGTGGGCTGCCTTCCAGGCGCGACAGGGTGAGCAGGTCCTGCACCACGTTTTGCATGCGCAGCGCCTGTTGCGCCATCAGGCCCAGGTAGCGGGAGCGCTCCTCGGCGCTCAGAGGCAGGGTCTGCAAGGTTTCGACGAAGCCGATCAGCACGGTCAACGGGGTGCGGATTTCGTGCGACACATTGGCCACGAAGTCGCGCCGCATGGCCTCGGCCTGCTCCAGCGCCGTGACATCGCGCGAGAGCAGCAGGGTGCAGCCGTCGCCGTAGGGGTGCAGGTGCACCGAGATGCGCACCGGCCGCGACGGCGTGCTCGCGCGCCCCTCCAGCACCACGGCGGCGGAGAAGTCCTTGACCGCATAGTAGGCGGTGAATTCGGGGTTGCGCAGCAGGTTGCCGATCGATTGCATGACATCGCGCTGGGCGTCAAAGCCGAAATGGTTGGCCGCCGTCTGGTTGCACCATTCGATGCGCCCCTGGGCGTCGAGCAAGACCACGCCGTTGGGCGAGGCCTGGAGTGCGGTCAGGATTTCCTGCAGCCGGTCCTGGCTGCTCTGGATCCGGGCTTGCTGCCTGCGCAGCAGGCGCAGCGCACGGTCTGCGGCTTCGCCCCAGATGCCGTGCACCACCGGGGCGTCGGCCAGGTCGCCGGTGCGCAGCCAATGCAGCACCCGCGCGCCGCGCACGAAGTCCCGGACGGACCAGGCCCAGGCCGCCAGCGCAGCCCCCAGCGCAGCGCCCCAGGGGCCGCTCTGCCACCAGCCCAGGGCGCCGCCGACCAACTGCCACAGCAGACAATATGAAATGCGCCACAACATGCGGAGAGCGAAGTTTTTTTGGAAACCCGGGGGTGCGGCAGGCGCGCCCATCGATTGCGTGGGCACCATCAGGTCGGCACCTGCGCTGTCAACCGATAGCCGGCGCCGCGCACGGTTTCCACCATCACGGACGCCGCCCCCAGGGCCTCGCGCAGGCGTTTGACATGCACGTCTACCGTGCGCTCTTCGATGTACACATGGTCGCCCCAGACCTTGTCGAGCAGTTGCGAGCGGCTGTGCACGCGCTCGGTGTGCCGCATCAGGAAATGCAGCAGTTTGAATTCGGTGGGGCCGACCTTGAGCGGCTGCCCCTGAAAGGTCACCCTGTAGGTCGCGGCATCGAGCCGCAGTTCGCCGATGTGCACGCTGTCGCTGAGTTGCTCGGGCGCGCGCCGGCGCAGCACGGCCCGGATGCGGGCCAGCAGTTCCTGCGTGGAAAATGGCTTGGTGATGTAGTCGTCCGCGCCGGCATCGAGC from the Verminephrobacter eiseniae EF01-2 genome contains:
- the phoR gene encoding phosphate regulon sensor histidine kinase PhoR, with protein sequence MLWRISYCLLWQLVGGALGWWQSGPWGAALGAALAAWAWSVRDFVRGARVLHWLRTGDLADAPVVHGIWGEAADRALRLLRRQQARIQSSQDRLQEILTALQASPNGVVLLDAQGRIEWCNQTAANHFGFDAQRDVMQSIGNLLRNPEFTAYYAVKDFSAAVVLEGRASTPSRPVRISVHLHPYGDGCTLLLSRDVTALEQAEAMRRDFVANVSHEIRTPLTVLIGFVETLQTLPLSAEERSRYLGLMAQQALRMQNVVQDLLTLSRLEGSPPPGMAEWTPVQSLLQRCEDEGRALSALLTQHQPHLLRFPAPEVLRAQGDIAGVPAELQSALSNLINNAVRYTPAGGCISVQWKREPDGRAVFSVHDTGPGIAPEHIPRLTERFYRVDRSRSRETGGTGLGLAIVKHVLQRHGATLDINSTLGKGSAFSVTFPANRLRGFAPST
- the phoB gene encoding phosphate regulon transcriptional regulator PhoB, which gives rise to MRKLPRVLIVEDEPAIAELIAINLRHNGFQPFWAEDGESAQRELDAVLPEVILLDWMLPGQSGLSLARKWRADSRTKPIPILMLTARGDEPDKVAGLDAGADDYITKPFSTQELLARIRAVLRRRAPEQLSDSVHIGELRLDAATYRVTFQGQPLKVGPTEFKLLHFLMRHTERVHSRSQLLDKVWGDHVYIEERTVDVHVKRLREALGAASVMVETVRGAGYRLTAQVPT